One Methylobacterium oryzae DNA window includes the following coding sequences:
- a CDS encoding rhodanese-like domain-containing protein: protein MRRLLLTGRAAAACAALLCLAAAPADSPVNVPEPEGLYAGPPKGYTPQTLKGAAVVDADAVAALIAGPDKPVLLDVAAPDRKPSNFPEGRLWLPVHPSIPGAVWMPEAGAEPLAPAREALFYARVAALTGGDKAKPVVVFCHVECWGSWNAAKRLVLKGYTGVRWFPEGVEGWQEMHETANLTVDPDWKAGAEPQAGR, encoded by the coding sequence ATGCGGCGCCTCCTCCTGACCGGCCGGGCCGCGGCGGCCTGCGCCGCGCTCCTCTGCCTCGCCGCGGCGCCGGCCGATTCGCCGGTGAACGTGCCCGAGCCGGAGGGGCTCTACGCCGGCCCTCCGAAGGGCTACACGCCGCAGACCCTCAAGGGCGCCGCGGTGGTCGACGCCGACGCCGTCGCCGCCCTGATCGCCGGCCCCGACAAGCCGGTGCTGCTCGACGTGGCGGCGCCGGACCGCAAGCCGTCGAACTTCCCGGAGGGCCGCCTCTGGCTGCCGGTGCATCCGTCGATCCCCGGCGCCGTCTGGATGCCGGAGGCCGGCGCCGAGCCCCTGGCGCCGGCGCGCGAGGCGCTCTTCTACGCCCGCGTCGCGGCGCTGACCGGGGGCGACAAGGCGAAGCCCGTCGTGGTGTTCTGCCACGTCGAGTGCTGGGGCAGCTGGAACGCCGCCAAGCGGCTGGTGCTGAAGGGCTATACCGGCGTGCGCTGGTTCCCCGAGGGCGTCGAGGGCTGGCAGGAGATGCACGAGACCGCGAACCTGACGGTCGATCCGGACTGGAAGGCGGGCGCCGAGCCGCAGGCGGGGCGCTGA
- the panB gene encoding 3-methyl-2-oxobutanoate hydroxymethyltransferase, producing the protein MSQVVQSRRLRAVDIGKRKAEGRKIIALTAYHAHTAGIVDPYCDFILVGDSLGMVMHGMESTIPVTLEMMILQAQAVIRGTQKALVVVDMPFGSYEASREQAFLSASRVLKETGAGAIKMEGGAHFAETVAFLVQRGVPVMGHIGLTPQAVNTMGGFKVQGRAPDDERRLLEDARAISEAGAFAIVLEGIVEPVARAIATSPQVTAATIGIGASAVCDGQILVLEDMLGLSERTPKFVRQFGSLRTHIEDAVKAYADEVRAGRFPADDHTYG; encoded by the coding sequence ATGTCGCAGGTCGTGCAGTCCCGACGGCTCCGGGCGGTCGATATCGGCAAGCGCAAGGCCGAGGGGCGCAAGATCATCGCGCTCACCGCCTACCACGCCCACACGGCCGGCATCGTCGATCCCTATTGCGACTTCATCCTCGTGGGCGATTCCCTCGGCATGGTGATGCACGGGATGGAATCGACGATCCCCGTGACCCTGGAGATGATGATCCTCCAGGCCCAGGCGGTGATCCGCGGCACGCAGAAGGCGCTGGTCGTGGTCGACATGCCGTTCGGCTCCTACGAGGCGAGCCGGGAGCAGGCCTTCCTCAGCGCCTCCCGGGTTCTCAAGGAGACCGGCGCCGGCGCGATCAAGATGGAGGGCGGCGCCCATTTCGCCGAGACGGTGGCGTTCCTCGTCCAGCGCGGCGTGCCGGTGATGGGCCATATCGGCCTCACCCCGCAGGCGGTGAACACGATGGGCGGCTTCAAGGTCCAGGGCCGGGCCCCCGACGACGAGCGCCGCCTCCTGGAGGATGCCCGCGCCATCTCGGAGGCCGGCGCCTTCGCGATCGTGCTCGAGGGCATCGTCGAGCCGGTGGCGCGGGCGATCGCGACCTCCCCCCAGGTCACCGCCGCCACGATCGGCATCGGCGCCTCGGCGGTCTGCGACGGCCAGATCCTGGTGCTGGAGGACATGCTCGGCCTGTCCGAGCGCACGCCGAAATTCGTGCGCCAGTTCGGGAGCCTGCGGACCCACATCGAGGACGCCGTGAAAGCCTACGCGGACGAGGTCCGGGCCGGCCGGTTCCCGGCCGACGACCACACCTACGGTTAG
- a CDS encoding DUF333 domain-containing protein: MTRMIGPWRAPAAWPVRALAVCAALAGSGPARALENPASAFCATMGGQTILAKLPDGGTIGLCALPGRKIVEEWTLYRMLRGVKPAPGADPFR; encoded by the coding sequence ATGACGCGCATGATCGGACCGTGGAGGGCGCCCGCCGCGTGGCCTGTCCGCGCGCTCGCGGTCTGCGCCGCCCTTGCCGGATCCGGGCCGGCCCGCGCGCTGGAGAATCCGGCCTCGGCCTTCTGCGCGACGATGGGCGGGCAGACGATCCTCGCGAAGCTGCCCGATGGCGGCACGATCGGGCTCTGCGCCCTTCCGGGGCGGAAGATCGTCGAGGAATGGACGCTGTACCGGATGCTCCGCGGCGTGAAGCCGGCACCCGGCGCCGACCCGTTCCGCTAG
- a CDS encoding serine hydrolase: MQRARSRRRLVGACLALGLIAAGPGAGSAGTLTRAQVEAQLPALEALARRAVDAGAVPGLAVAVVLGDETLLLKGYGLRQAGKPEPVGPDTVFQIASLSKPVTATIVAALVGDGVVDWDSRVADLDPAFQLHEPYPTAQVTVRDFLNHRSGLPGTAGDDLEAIGFGRDAILHRLRLAPPASSFRAGYAYSNFGFTEGAVAAAKPTGQPWEAVARDRLFRPLGMAATGTTHADFLSRPDRAALHVRAGGVWTAKIERDPDAQAPAGGVSSDVRDLSRWLRLVIGKGRFEGAQRVAAPALAQTHAPLMARGRNPVTGGASFYGLGWNVEYGRHGLVWGHAGAFSVGAQTLVSIHPEAGLGILVLTNAFPSGVPEGLADSFADLVFDGRVGRDWVTAWGAAYESLFAPGIAADKAAYGTPPAPPAAPLALSAYAGRYANAYVGEAVVAEADGALTLTVGPAGARRYPLRHFDRDLFLSFPDAEAPDRPSAVRFAIGSDGRAAAVTVDALDASGLGTLARRD, translated from the coding sequence ATGCAGCGGGCCCGATCGCGCCGGCGCCTCGTCGGCGCGTGCCTCGCCCTCGGCCTGATCGCGGCCGGGCCCGGAGCCGGATCCGCCGGGACGCTGACGCGGGCGCAGGTCGAGGCGCAGCTGCCGGCGCTGGAGGCGCTGGCGCGGCGGGCCGTCGACGCGGGCGCGGTGCCGGGCCTCGCGGTCGCGGTCGTCCTCGGCGACGAGACGCTCCTCCTGAAGGGATACGGCCTCAGGCAGGCCGGGAAGCCCGAGCCGGTCGGCCCCGACACGGTCTTCCAGATCGCCTCGCTGTCCAAGCCCGTCACCGCGACGATCGTGGCCGCCCTGGTGGGCGACGGGGTGGTCGACTGGGATTCGCGCGTCGCGGATCTCGATCCCGCCTTCCAGCTGCACGAGCCCTACCCGACCGCGCAGGTCACGGTGCGCGACTTCCTCAACCATCGCAGCGGCCTGCCGGGGACCGCCGGCGACGATCTGGAGGCGATCGGCTTCGGCCGCGACGCGATCCTGCACCGGCTGCGCCTCGCGCCGCCCGCCTCCAGCTTCCGCGCCGGCTACGCCTACAGCAATTTCGGCTTCACCGAGGGCGCGGTCGCCGCCGCGAAGCCGACCGGCCAGCCCTGGGAGGCGGTGGCCCGGGACCGGCTGTTCCGGCCGCTCGGGATGGCCGCCACCGGCACGACCCACGCGGATTTCCTCAGCCGGCCCGACCGCGCGGCGCTCCACGTCCGGGCCGGCGGCGTCTGGACCGCCAAGATCGAGCGCGATCCCGACGCGCAGGCACCGGCCGGCGGCGTCAGCAGCGATGTCCGCGACCTCTCCCGATGGCTGCGGCTCGTGATCGGCAAGGGCCGTTTCGAGGGCGCGCAGCGCGTCGCGGCCCCGGCCCTGGCGCAGACGCACGCCCCGCTCATGGCCCGCGGCCGCAACCCCGTGACCGGCGGCGCGTCCTTCTACGGCCTCGGCTGGAACGTCGAGTACGGCCGGCACGGCCTCGTCTGGGGCCACGCGGGCGCCTTCAGCGTCGGCGCGCAGACGCTCGTCTCGATCCATCCGGAGGCCGGTCTCGGGATCCTCGTCCTGACCAACGCCTTCCCGTCCGGCGTGCCGGAGGGGCTGGCCGACAGCTTCGCCGACCTCGTCTTCGACGGCCGCGTCGGCCGGGACTGGGTGACGGCCTGGGGCGCGGCCTACGAGAGCCTGTTCGCGCCGGGCATCGCCGCCGACAAGGCGGCCTACGGCACACCGCCGGCGCCGCCCGCCGCGCCCCTGGCGCTCTCGGCCTATGCCGGACGCTACGCCAACGCCTATGTCGGCGAGGCCGTGGTGGCGGAGGCGGACGGCGCCCTGACGCTGACGGTCGGCCCCGCGGGGGCGCGCCGCTACCCCCTCCGGCACTTCGACCGCGACCTCTTCCTCAGCTTCCCGGACGCCGAGGCGCCCGACCGCCCCTCCGCCGTCCGCTTCGCCATCGGCAGCGACGGCCGGGCCGCCGCCGTGACGGTGGACGCGCTCGACGCGAGCGGGCTCGGCACCCTGGCGCGGCGAGACTGA
- a CDS encoding NUDIX hydrolase: MTGAATQTDARGGQAPPERSSVGLVAVIVAATKGEPRALTIRVPDQAPGRGDGLPAGPLVPEHATLERGLRAWVERQTHQRLGYVEQLYTFGDRDRSGTATLSGVHSLSVAYLALVREERPAGLAEAAWQNWYRYLPYEDFRQGRPRQLDAIEARLAEWASEPADCATRTRRLDRLGLTFGMNGGTWNEERVLERYELLFEAGLIPEARGNPGPALPNDPTGVPMAFDHRRVLATAIGRLRGKIKYRPVVFELMPPEFTLLQLQKTVEALSGTQLHKQNFRRLVAQQGLVEETESVTSGAAGRPARLVRFRREVLLERPAPGLRLPSRRAG; this comes from the coding sequence ATGACGGGTGCCGCGACGCAGACGGACGCGCGCGGGGGGCAGGCCCCGCCGGAGCGCTCCTCCGTAGGCCTCGTCGCGGTGATCGTCGCCGCGACCAAGGGGGAGCCGCGCGCCCTGACGATCCGGGTCCCCGACCAGGCGCCCGGCCGCGGCGACGGCCTGCCGGCCGGCCCCCTCGTCCCCGAGCACGCCACGCTGGAGCGGGGCCTGCGCGCCTGGGTGGAGCGGCAGACGCACCAGCGCCTCGGCTACGTGGAGCAGCTCTACACCTTCGGCGACCGCGACCGCTCCGGCACGGCGACCCTGTCGGGGGTGCACTCGCTCTCGGTGGCCTATCTGGCGCTCGTCCGCGAGGAGCGGCCGGCGGGGCTCGCCGAGGCCGCGTGGCAGAACTGGTACCGCTACCTGCCCTACGAGGATTTCCGGCAGGGGCGCCCGCGCCAGCTCGACGCCATCGAGGCGCGGCTCGCCGAATGGGCGTCCGAGCCCGCGGACTGCGCCACCCGGACCCGCCGCCTCGACCGCCTCGGCCTGACCTTCGGCATGAACGGCGGTACGTGGAACGAGGAGCGCGTCCTGGAGCGCTACGAGCTGCTGTTCGAGGCCGGGCTGATCCCGGAGGCGCGGGGCAATCCCGGCCCGGCCCTGCCGAACGACCCGACCGGCGTCCCCATGGCGTTCGACCACCGGCGGGTGCTCGCGACCGCGATCGGCCGGCTCCGGGGCAAGATCAAGTACCGCCCGGTGGTGTTCGAGCTGATGCCGCCGGAATTCACCCTGCTGCAGCTGCAGAAGACCGTGGAGGCCCTGTCGGGGACGCAGCTGCACAAGCAGAACTTCCGGCGCCTCGTGGCCCAGCAGGGGCTGGTGGAGGAGACCGAGAGCGTGACCAGCGGCGCCGCCGGCCGGCCGGCGCGGCTGGTGCGCTTCCGCCGGGAGGTGCTGCTGGAGCGCCCGGCCCCGGGCCTGCGGCTGCCGTCGCGGCGGGCGGGGTGA
- the thiE gene encoding thiamine phosphate synthase has protein sequence MPASATSPAASPSTPTGSRAVDLRLYGLLDVGVCGADGARLAELGAEAVAGGCTLLQYREKYIADARAALARIRAILAAVGGRVPVLVNDRVDLALAAGADGVHLGQGDLHPADARRLLGEGAIIGLTLKKPAQADELYRLPVDYACIGGVFATTSKDNPDPPVGLDGFASIAFRARLARGAGLPLGAIAGIGLDNAAAVVAAGADGVAVITALFGAESVRQRARDLRARIDGALAERAGAR, from the coding sequence ATGCCAGCGAGCGCGACTTCCCCCGCAGCTTCCCCCTCGACCCCGACCGGCAGCCGGGCCGTCGACCTGCGGCTCTACGGGCTCCTCGATGTCGGCGTCTGCGGCGCCGACGGGGCGCGGCTGGCGGAGCTCGGCGCCGAGGCGGTGGCGGGGGGCTGCACCCTGCTCCAGTACCGCGAGAAGTACATCGCCGATGCCCGCGCCGCCCTGGCGCGGATCCGGGCGATCCTGGCGGCGGTGGGCGGCCGCGTCCCGGTCCTCGTCAACGACCGCGTCGACCTCGCCCTCGCGGCCGGAGCCGACGGGGTGCATCTCGGCCAGGGCGACCTCCACCCGGCCGACGCCCGCCGGCTGCTGGGGGAGGGCGCGATCATCGGCCTCACCCTGAAGAAGCCCGCCCAGGCCGACGAATTGTACCGGCTGCCCGTCGACTACGCCTGCATCGGCGGCGTGTTCGCCACCACCAGCAAGGACAATCCCGACCCGCCGGTGGGCCTCGACGGCTTCGCCAGCATCGCCTTCCGCGCCCGCCTCGCCCGCGGAGCCGGCCTGCCGCTCGGCGCCATCGCGGGGATCGGGCTCGACAACGCCGCCGCGGTGGTCGCCGCGGGGGCGGACGGGGTCGCGGTGATCACCGCGCTGTTCGGCGCGGAGTCGGTGCGCCAGCGCGCCCGCGACCTGCGCGCGCGGATCGACGGCGCCCTGGCGGAGCGGGCCGGCGCCCGATGA
- the thiD gene encoding bifunctional hydroxymethylpyrimidine kinase/phosphomethylpyrimidine kinase — protein sequence MSGPAPIAVTIAGSDSGGGAGIQADLKTFSALGVYGASVITALTAQNTTGVQGIHDVPAEFVARQIDSVFSDLAVRAVKIGMLSQTAVIAAVADGLARHAGSIPVVLDPVMVATSGDRLITDDAVATLRERLLPRADLITPNLPEAAVLLGEPVAADAAAIVAQARRLVALGARAVLIKGGHGAGRESIDHLVTADGTLRTLSAPRIATRNTHGTGCTLSAAVAAGLAQGLALPEAVAEAKAYLTAALAAADSLAVGTGHGPVHHFHAVWT from the coding sequence ATGAGCGGCCCCGCGCCCATCGCGGTCACGATCGCGGGCTCGGATTCCGGCGGCGGCGCCGGCATCCAGGCGGATCTCAAGACCTTCTCGGCGCTGGGCGTCTACGGCGCCAGCGTGATCACGGCGCTGACCGCGCAGAACACGACGGGGGTCCAGGGTATCCACGACGTGCCGGCGGAGTTCGTCGCCCGGCAGATCGACAGCGTGTTCTCCGACCTCGCCGTGAGGGCGGTGAAGATCGGCATGCTGTCGCAGACCGCGGTGATCGCGGCGGTCGCCGACGGCCTGGCGCGCCACGCCGGGTCGATCCCGGTCGTCCTCGACCCGGTGATGGTCGCCACCAGCGGCGACCGGCTGATCACCGACGACGCCGTGGCGACGCTCCGCGAGCGGCTGCTCCCGCGGGCCGACCTGATCACCCCCAACCTGCCGGAGGCGGCGGTGCTCCTCGGCGAGCCCGTCGCCGCGGACGCGGCAGCGATCGTGGCCCAGGCGCGGCGGCTGGTCGCCCTCGGCGCCCGGGCGGTGCTGATCAAGGGCGGCCACGGCGCGGGGCGCGAGAGCATCGACCACCTCGTCACGGCGGACGGCACCCTGCGGACCCTGTCGGCGCCGCGGATCGCGACGCGCAACACCCACGGCACCGGCTGCACCCTCTCGGCGGCGGTGGCGGCGGGCCTCGCCCAGGGCTTGGCCCTGCCGGAGGCGGTGGCGGAGGCCAAGGCCTACCTCACGGCCGCCCTCGCGGCGGCGGACAGCCTCGCGGTCGGGACGGGGCACGGGCCGGTCCACCACTTCCACGCCGTCTGGACTTAG
- a CDS encoding helix-turn-helix domain-containing protein, whose protein sequence is MQDQAERPDRARGRDLLTGAQVLSGQLGKTIQRLRKAYNLSLSELAEQSGVAKSIISQIERNETNPTLATIWRLSQALDVSIERVLAAGDEEPFIEKTSRADTPILVSEDGKVRLAIIGWLKTIEWLQWYEVTADPGGVLDSDPHQRGSVESLSVTEGAFEVEIGGVVQRARAGETLRYRCDRPHLVRCTDGPARATMVVIMKAAVME, encoded by the coding sequence ATGCAGGATCAGGCGGAACGGCCCGACCGGGCGCGCGGGCGCGACCTGCTGACCGGCGCGCAGGTGCTCTCCGGCCAGCTCGGCAAGACCATCCAGCGGCTGCGCAAGGCCTACAACCTGTCGCTCTCGGAACTCGCCGAGCAGTCCGGCGTGGCCAAGTCGATCATCAGCCAGATCGAGCGCAACGAGACCAACCCGACGCTGGCGACGATCTGGCGCCTGTCCCAGGCCCTCGACGTGTCGATCGAGCGGGTGTTGGCGGCCGGCGACGAGGAGCCGTTCATCGAGAAGACCTCCCGGGCCGACACGCCGATCCTCGTCTCCGAGGACGGGAAGGTGCGGCTGGCGATCATCGGCTGGCTCAAGACGATCGAGTGGCTGCAATGGTACGAGGTCACGGCCGACCCGGGCGGCGTCCTCGACTCGGACCCGCACCAGCGCGGCTCGGTGGAGTCGCTCTCGGTCACCGAGGGGGCGTTCGAGGTCGAGATCGGCGGCGTCGTGCAGCGGGCGCGGGCCGGCGAGACCCTGCGCTACCGCTGCGACCGGCCCCACCTCGTGCGCTGCACGGACGGTCCGGCCCGGGCCACCATGGTGGTGATCATGAAGGCCGCCGTGATGGAGTGA
- a CDS encoding helix-turn-helix domain-containing protein produces the protein MQTLFSTEGVLEKDKFRLWRDICEDRLVPMAQTCLNDEPFHATIEGASIGGLVFTKFALRNLRAATTPRTLRHENHKTDHLFMSIVLSGQVRADQYDRSSTDRVGDFSIRDTNTPWTIEHSGYSEVLAIGIPRERLERALGSARLFAGVTVGGDLPTATLTRSFLGNLLSLGDRLTPQVAESMVSTGLDLIVASLAERLAREAQRPVQDSVVVQRARAYLEAHLHDPTLDPPRLAAAAGVSLRRLQALFRAQDRHVSDWIWHRRLEAAAKRLADPGCLHMPLGTLAYGCGFLSQSHFSRRFKERYGLSPRDYRVRALARGAEGGPEGRPGRLTPSRRPS, from the coding sequence ATGCAGACTCTGTTCTCAACTGAAGGTGTATTGGAGAAGGACAAGTTTCGCCTTTGGCGAGATATATGCGAAGATCGCCTGGTTCCGATGGCGCAGACTTGTCTCAACGACGAGCCCTTTCACGCGACGATCGAGGGGGCCAGTATCGGCGGCCTGGTCTTCACGAAATTCGCGCTGCGCAACCTGCGGGCGGCCACGACGCCGCGCACGCTTCGCCATGAAAACCACAAGACCGACCACCTGTTCATGAGCATCGTGCTCTCGGGACAGGTCCGCGCGGATCAGTACGATCGGTCGAGCACGGATCGGGTCGGCGACTTCTCGATCCGGGATACGAATACACCCTGGACGATCGAGCACAGCGGCTACAGCGAGGTGCTGGCCATCGGGATCCCGCGGGAGCGGCTGGAGAGGGCTCTGGGCTCCGCACGCCTGTTCGCCGGCGTGACTGTCGGCGGCGATCTGCCGACCGCGACCCTGACCCGGTCGTTCCTGGGCAACCTGCTCAGCCTGGGCGACCGGCTGACGCCCCAGGTGGCCGAGAGCATGGTTTCCACGGGGCTCGACCTCATCGTCGCCAGCCTCGCGGAGCGGCTCGCGCGGGAGGCGCAGCGGCCCGTCCAGGACAGCGTCGTGGTGCAGCGCGCCCGGGCCTATCTCGAGGCCCATCTCCACGATCCGACCCTGGACCCGCCCCGGCTCGCGGCCGCGGCCGGCGTGTCCCTGCGCCGGCTGCAGGCCTTGTTCCGCGCGCAGGACCGGCACGTCTCCGACTGGATCTGGCACCGCAGGCTCGAGGCGGCCGCCAAGCGCTTGGCCGATCCGGGCTGCCTCCACATGCCGCTGGGGACCTTGGCGTATGGCTGCGGCTTCCTCAGCCAGTCCCACTTCTCCCGCCGCTTCAAGGAGCGCTACGGCCTGAGCCCCCGCGACTACCGCGTGCGCGCCCTCGCGCGGGGCGCCGAGGGTGGGCCGGAGGGCCGACCGGGCCGCCTCACTCCATCACGGCGGCCTTCATGA
- a CDS encoding ABC-type transport auxiliary lipoprotein family protein, with the protein MVRSSHIAAAALLAALLGGCGGAAPLTFDLAALPAAGRPIAAGRSIAVSEPVSIQPFEADRIIVRENGGALSFLGGGQWADRLPRLIQTRLIQSLENSGRLRSVSRPGDKVVADYQLISEIRAFDVQSGTGEAVVDLSLKLVADGTGRVAAARIFTARVPVSKIDAGSGARALDQALSIVLADVVRWVNSGR; encoded by the coding sequence ATGGTCCGCTCGTCCCACATCGCCGCCGCCGCGCTGCTCGCCGCCCTCTTGGGCGGCTGCGGCGGCGCGGCGCCCCTCACCTTCGACCTCGCGGCGCTGCCGGCCGCGGGGCGGCCGATCGCGGCCGGCCGCTCGATCGCGGTCTCGGAGCCGGTGAGCATCCAGCCCTTCGAGGCCGACCGGATCATCGTCCGCGAGAACGGCGGCGCCCTGTCGTTCCTGGGCGGCGGCCAGTGGGCCGACCGGCTGCCGCGCCTGATCCAGACGCGGCTCATCCAGAGCCTGGAGAATTCCGGGCGGCTCCGCTCGGTGAGCCGGCCCGGCGACAAGGTCGTGGCCGACTACCAGCTGATCAGCGAGATCCGCGCCTTCGACGTGCAGTCCGGGACCGGCGAGGCGGTGGTCGACCTGTCGCTGAAGCTCGTGGCCGACGGCACCGGCAGGGTTGCGGCGGCGCGGATCTTCACGGCCCGCGTGCCGGTGTCCAAGATCGATGCCGGCAGCGGCGCCCGCGCCCTCGATCAGGCGCTGAGCATCGTGCTGGCCGACGTGGTGCGCTGGGTGAACAGCGGGCGCTGA
- a CDS encoding MlaD family protein — METRANYALIGAFTIAVILAGFGTVLWLSGGSSRQVSQLVRIVFSGSVGGLSRGSSVNFNGIKVGEVTDIRLAPQDPRRVLATIKVDPATPLRADTRARLDSAMLTGVSVISLSGGNADAPVLTPMANGEPPTIFADSSDMQDMMALARQVAQRADDMLARLDRLVSANEGAINRSLTNVETFSKTLADAGPNISALVKAVDGAKLGRVIDNADRFSAALSKASPDIEAGLHDARLLAGKLSASADKIDAVLNGAQSFLGSASGQEGSSTFTEIRAAAISVRDAGKAFRTMSENLDKRTASISANFGRLSGTGRREVEALSGDGQRTLSTLNRTVRSLERDPSQVIFGGKPSLPEYNGGR; from the coding sequence ATGGAAACCCGCGCGAACTACGCCCTGATCGGGGCCTTCACGATCGCCGTCATCCTGGCGGGCTTCGGCACCGTGCTGTGGCTCTCCGGCGGCTCCTCGCGGCAGGTCAGCCAGCTCGTCCGCATCGTCTTCTCCGGCTCGGTCGGGGGCTTGTCGCGCGGCTCGAGCGTGAACTTCAACGGCATCAAGGTCGGCGAGGTCACCGACATCCGCCTCGCCCCGCAGGATCCCCGCCGGGTGCTCGCCACGATCAAAGTCGATCCCGCGACCCCGCTCCGGGCCGACACCCGCGCCCGCCTCGACTCGGCGATGCTCACCGGCGTCTCGGTGATCTCCCTGTCGGGCGGCAATGCCGACGCGCCGGTGCTGACCCCGATGGCCAACGGCGAGCCGCCGACGATCTTCGCCGATTCCTCCGACATGCAGGACATGATGGCGCTGGCGCGCCAGGTGGCGCAGCGGGCCGACGACATGCTGGCCCGCCTCGACCGGCTGGTCTCCGCCAACGAGGGGGCGATCAACCGGTCGCTGACCAATGTCGAGACCTTCTCGAAGACGCTGGCCGATGCCGGCCCGAACATCTCGGCGCTGGTGAAGGCCGTGGACGGGGCCAAGCTCGGCCGGGTGATCGACAACGCCGACCGCTTCTCGGCCGCCCTGTCCAAGGCCAGCCCCGACATCGAGGCCGGCCTGCACGACGCCCGGCTGCTCGCCGGCAAGCTCAGCGCCTCGGCCGACAAGATCGACGCGGTGCTGAACGGCGCCCAGAGCTTCCTGGGCTCGGCCTCCGGCCAGGAGGGCTCCAGCACCTTCACGGAGATCCGCGCGGCGGCGATCTCGGTGCGCGACGCCGGCAAGGCGTTCCGGACCATGTCGGAGAACCTCGACAAGCGCACCGCCAGCATCTCGGCCAATTTCGGCCGGCTGAGCGGCACCGGCCGCCGGGAGGTCGAGGCCCTGTCGGGCGACGGGCAGCGGACGCTGAGCACCCTCAACCGCACGGTGCGCAGCCTGGAGCGCGACCCGAGCCAGGTGATCTTCGGCGGCAAGCCTTCGTTGCCTGAATACAACGGTGGCCGGTGA
- a CDS encoding ABC transporter ATP-binding protein, producing MNAPMTASPNGPAPIIRVRDLVVGFRDRNILKGLSLDIRAGEILGFVGPSGQGKSVLTRTILGLNPKRAGTIEVFGRDVDALTYAERRRMEQRWGVLFQQGALFSALTVKQNIQVPMREHLNLSERLLDEFARLKIEMVGLKPDAADKLPSELSGGMIKRAALARSLALDPEILFLDEPTSGLDPIGAGEFDDLVSTLKETLGLTVFMVTHDLDSLYTACDRIAALGDGQIIAAGTIDEMLASDHPWLRSYFHGKRARTIATGGASAHA from the coding sequence ATGAATGCCCCGATGACCGCCTCGCCGAATGGCCCCGCCCCGATCATCCGCGTGCGCGACCTCGTGGTCGGCTTCCGCGACCGCAACATCCTGAAGGGCCTGAGCCTCGACATCCGCGCCGGCGAGATCCTGGGCTTCGTCGGGCCCTCGGGCCAGGGCAAGTCGGTGCTCACCCGGACGATCCTCGGCCTCAACCCGAAGCGGGCCGGGACCATCGAGGTGTTCGGCCGCGACGTCGACGCGCTCACCTACGCGGAGCGGCGCCGGATGGAGCAGCGCTGGGGCGTGCTGTTCCAGCAGGGCGCCCTGTTCTCGGCTCTCACCGTCAAGCAGAACATCCAGGTGCCGATGCGCGAGCACCTGAACCTGTCCGAGCGCCTGCTCGACGAGTTCGCCCGGCTGAAGATCGAGATGGTCGGCCTGAAGCCCGACGCCGCCGACAAGCTGCCCTCGGAATTGTCGGGCGGCATGATCAAGCGCGCGGCGCTCGCCCGCTCCCTGGCGCTCGATCCCGAGATCCTGTTCCTCGACGAGCCGACCTCGGGCCTCGACCCGATCGGCGCGGGCGAGTTCGACGACCTCGTCTCGACCCTCAAGGAGACGCTGGGGCTGACCGTCTTCATGGTCACCCACGACCTCGACAGCCTCTACACCGCCTGCGACCGCATCGCGGCGCTCGGCGACGGCCAGATCATCGCCGCCGGCACGATCGACGAGATGCTGGCGAGCGACCATCCCTGGCTGCGCTCGTACTTCCACGGCAAGCGCGCCCGGACCATCGCGACGGGGGGCGCCTCGGCCCATGCCTGA